A window of Hevea brasiliensis isolate MT/VB/25A 57/8 chromosome 14, ASM3005281v1, whole genome shotgun sequence contains these coding sequences:
- the LOC110655200 gene encoding uncharacterized protein LOC110655200 encodes MDPVIAATLAGAVIGAAPATAALLYNIGKDSSSPILRKGSSIKNLDHNCEVLDKELQKLIAVATDIDQGRVKKGEIKNTSTYKLWITRVWEIQAEVEALIHEYERIKEKFRREINIVAKGRLSKKMVNKFEEVTQHLEEGKFMIANF; translated from the coding sequence ATGGATCCAGTTATTGCTGCTACGTTAGCTGGTGCAGTCATAGGTGCAGCACCAGCGACTGCTGCATTGCTTTACAACATTGGAAAAGATTCATCATCCCCAATTCTACGAAAAGGCTCTTCCATAAAGAACCTTGACCATAACTGTGAAGTGCTGGACAAGGAATTACAGAAACTAATTGCTGTTGCGACTGATATTGATCAGGGTCGTGTCAAGAAAGGGGAAATAAAAAATACTAGCACTTACAAGTTATGGATAACAAGGGTATGGGAGATTCAAGCAGAGGTGGAAGCTTTGATTCATGAATATGAAAGGATTAAAGAGAAGTTTAGAAGGGAAATTAATATTGTTGCTAAAGGGAGACTAAGCAAAAAAATGGTGAACAAGTTTGAGGAAGTTACCCAGCATCTTGAAGAAGGAAAGTTTATGATTGCAAACTTTTGA